TGCGGGTGCAGATTGACGACCCGCCGGCCGAGCTGCGGCCGGGAATGACCGCCGATGTGACGGTGCACGTCGCCGAGCGCAAGCAGGTCCTCGTCGTGCCGGATACGGCGATTACGCGGTCGAAGGGCAAGGCGAGCGTGGACGTCATGGGCGCCAATGGGCAGACCGAGACGCGCGAAGTCCAGGTCGGGTTGAGCAACTGGGAGGACACGGAGATCGTGTCCGGTCTGCAGGAAGGCGAGACGGTGGTCATCCCGCCGCCGCCGGGGACCGAGTTCCCGTGGATGTCAGGCGCGAAGGGCGCCAAGGGCGCCAAGGGCAGCAAGGACCAGCAGAACCAGCGCACCAAGGGCCGCATGATGATGCAGTTCCGGAATCGAGGCCGCTAGTGGCGGAACCGCTGATCAATGTCTCTGCGCTGGTGAAGACCTATGGCATCGGCGACGCCACCGTGCACGCCCTGGCGGGGGTGGACTTGCACATCGCCGCCGGGGATTTCGTGGCCGTCATGGGCCCCTCGGGCTCGGGCAAGACCACCTTCATGAACATCATCGGCTGCCTGGACCGCCCGACCAGCGGCTCATACCGCCTGAAGGACGAGACGGTAGAGACGCTGTCGGATGACCGTCTGGCCCAGATCCGCAACCGCCACATCGGCTTTGTCTTCCAGAACTTCAACCTCCTGCCCAGCGAAACGGCTCTGCAGAACGTGGAGTTGCCGCTGCTGTACGCCGGGGCGAGTGACCGGCTGGGGCCGGCGCACGAGGCCCTGGACCGCGTCGGCCTCGCCGACCGGGCCCATCATCGGCCCACCGAATTGTCCGGCGGGCAGCAGCAGCGGGTGGCGATTGCGCGGGCCCTGGTCCTCAAACCCGCGCTCATTCTCGCCGACGAGCCGACCGGCGCCCTGGACTCCCACACCGGCAGCGAGATCATGGACCTGTTCTGCGAGCTCAATGCGCAGGGCATCACCCTCATCACGGTCACACACG
This window of the bacterium genome carries:
- a CDS encoding ABC transporter ATP-binding protein codes for the protein MINVSALVKTYGIGDATVHALAGVDLHIAAGDFVAVMGPSGSGKTTFMNIIGCLDRPTSGSYRLKDETVETLSDDRLAQIRNRHIGFVFQNFNLLPSETALQNVELPLLYAGASDRLGPAHEALDRVGLADRAHHRPTELSGGQQQRVAIARALVLKPALILADEPTGALDSHTGSEIMDLFCELNAQGITLITVTHDSRVAARARRLVEFLDGRVVSDSAVSNGNGGGGGEA